The DNA region TAAACTTAAAACGAGCTCAGGAAGTAGGCGTAAAAGACACTGTTAAGGCAGAGGTAGAACAAAAGCTGATTGAAAGTGATCTCGTGGGTATAAACCTAGTGGCGATATTAAAGGATACGCTCTCTAAATTTGATTTGATTGTAGAAGATGGTGATGTAATCCGTATTCCGAGAACTTTACAAACGGTGAAAGTTACTGGAGAAGTGTTAAATCCGAACAGTATCGTTTACCTTCCGGGAAAAAGCTTGAAGCAGTATATTAGTGGTGCTGGAGGTTATACAGACAATGCTCGTAAAAACGGAACCTATATTAAGTATGCAAACGGATCGGCTGCAGCGGTAAGTAAATTTTTATTTTTTAACAATTACCCGGTGGTAAAACCCGGCGCAGAAATTTTAGTGCCTAAGCGGGCAGAAAGAGAGCGGATGACCGCTCAAAGCTGGATAGGAATTGGAACAGCAGTTGCTTCATTAGGTGCAATAATTGTAAGTTTACTAAGATAAATCAACTCCTCTCATTATTTACAAGGAGGAGTTGTGCCAAAGGCATCCCTTTGGGAGGGTGGTTATAAAATGTCATCCTGAGCGTAGTCGAAGGACTAATAAAATAATTAAAGTTAAGTGTCTCGATACTTTGCCAAAGGCATCCCGTTGGGAGATACTAAATACTCGATACTAGTAAAAATGACAACAGAAAGTCAACAATATAATCAAAAAGATGAAATTACATTGAAGGAACTCCTTCTTAAAATTCAAGAATGGTGGCGGTATTTGCTATCTCGCTGGCTATTGATTTTTACCTTTGGACTGATAGGAGGTATTTTAGGATTCGTGTATGCTTATTTTCAAAAACCAGTTTTTATCGCCACTACGACTTTTGTATTGGAGAGTAATGAGGGTTCAGGGGGAGGGCTCGGTCAATATGCTGGATTAGCCTCGATGGTGGGAATAGATTTAAATGGAGGAAGCGGCGGTATTTTTCAAGGAGACAATATACTGGAGTTGTACAAATCACGTAAAATGATCCAAAAGACATTATTGACTCCAATAAAAAGTAATTCCAACGAGTTACTGTTCAACCGATATATTCAAGTCAACAAGTTAAAAGAGGGTTGGTCAAAACAACCGGAGTTAATGAATTTAAAGTTTGAGGCTGAAGATTCATTATTTATCTCGAAATCAAGGTTGCGTGACAGCATATTGGGTAAGGCGGTAGAAGACATCATAGCGAATTATTTGACAGTGACCAAACCTGACAAAAAGCTTAGCATCATCAAGGTGGATGTTAAAGCTAAGGACGAAGTCTTTGCCAAAGTTTTTAATGACGAGTTAGTAAAAAATGTCAATGACTTTTATTTACAGACGAAAATCAAAAAGTCATTGGATAATATTGAAATTCTTGAGGCGAAGGCTGACTCTGTTAGAAAGGTAATGAACGGTGCAATTTACGACGTAGCAGCAATTGGAGATGCTACTCCCAACCTCAACCCTACCAGACAAACTCAGAGAGTGGTTCCTGCACAGCGAGCACAGTTTTCTGCGGAAACAAATAAATCTATTCTCAGTTCTTTGATCCAGAATTTAGAAGTGACTAAGATGAGTTTGTTGAAAGAAACGCCACTTATTCAAGTAATTGACCAACCAATTTATCCAGTCAAAAAAGAAATTTTTGGAAAAAGTAAGGGGGCAGTTATCGGCTGCGTTTTATTTGGATTTGTGTGCATCTTAATTTTAGCAATTAGGAAGGCTTTAATAAACTTAGGGTGATGATAAAAAAAATTGACGAAATAAAGATAGTAAAATTGCCCAAGATTTTGGATGACAGAGGAAATCTGTCTTTTCTTGAGGAATACAAACATGTCCCTTTCGAGATTAAACGAACTTATTGGATTTATGATGTTCCCGGAGGGGAATCGCGTGGGGGGCATAGCTACAGAATTAACGAGGAATTAATTATTGCGTTGTCTGGAAGTTTTGATGTCATTCTCACTGATGGTTACGAAGTGAAAAGGGTTTCCTTAAATCGATCATATTTTGGCTTATATGTGCCTAACGGCATATGGCGACACATGGAGAATTTCTCCACCAATTCTTTAGCATTTATTGCTGCCTCGACAGAATTTGATGAAGCTGATTACGAGCGAGATTTAGATAAATTCAAAAATAATGGTAAGTATATATAATTGTAATGTTATCGAATTGAAAAAGATTCATAATAGAGCGGGTAATATCACTCCTGTTTCCGGCCTTTCCGATATACCTTTCGCAATTAAACGAGTTTATTATTTATACGATGTGCCTGGAGGTGAGGTTCGCGGAGGACATGCGCATTATGAACTGCAACAACTTATCGTAGCTGCAAGTGGAAGTTTTGATGTATTATTAGATGATGGTAAAAACAAAAAAATTATGACGTTGAATAGACCGAATTTTGGTTTGCTAGTAACTCCTGGCATATGGAGAGATTTGTTGAATTTTTCATCAGGGGCCGTTCTGCTTGTGCTGGCATCTTTACCATATGATGAAACAGACTATATTCGAGATTATCAGAAATTTATTGATTATAAGAATGAAAGCTAAAATACATATTCTAGCAGACGTACAATCTGAAACAATCGGCAATGGTACATCTATATGGCAATACTGCGTCATACTAAAAGGAGCAAAAATTGGGAATAATTGCAATATCAATTGTAATGTATTTATTGAAAATGATGTTTTAATTGGGGATGATGTTACAATAAAACCAGGAGTTCAGGTCTGGGATGGTGTTACTATTGGTAATAAGGTAATGATTGGTCCAAACGTTACCTTCACGAATGACAGAATACCTATTTCAAAAAATAAGGAGTACAAAAATGAAAAAACTGTAATTAATGAATCTGTTTCAATAGGCGCAAATTCTACAATTTTGTGTGGTATTGAAATAGGTACTAAAACATTAATTGGGGCCGGTAGTGTTCTTACAAAGAATACATTGCCATACACCGTTTGGTATGGTAATCCAGCATTACATCAAGGTTATATTACTGAAGACTCATGTTTGTTAAGTTTAGATTTAATTGATAGAAAAACAGGTGAGGAATATTGTTTAGAAGGATTTAAACCAGTGAAAAAATGATTAAATTTTTAGATTTACAGAAGGTCAACGCTCAATACACTCAGGAACTCAAGCAAGTAGCGTCAAAAGTTATTGATAGTGGATGGTACTTACTGGGAGAACAGCTACAGCGATTTGAAAAACAATATTCTCAATATGTTGGTTCTAAATACACTATTGGCGTGGCCAATGGGTTAGATGCGCTGATTTTAATTATTCGCGGCTACAAGGAATTAGGTGTATTTAAAGAGGGGGATGAAATTCTTGTTCCTTCTAACACCTATATAGCCAGCATTTTAGCCATATCAGCTAATGGTTTAGTACCGATTTTAGTCGAGCCAGAGCTAGAATCATATAACATCGATCCAGACCTAATAGAGGCGCACGTCAACGAAAGAACTGTGGCTATACTTCCGGTGCATCTATATGGACAGCTATGTGATATGGAGCGTATTAATTCAATCGCAAGCAAGTATAGTCTAAAAGTCATTGAAGATTGCGCACAGGCTCACGGTGGGATCTACAAAAATGGTTTAAAAGCTGGTAATCTTGCAGATGCTGGAGGGCATAGTTTTTATCCTGGAAAGAACCTAGGTGCGCTAGCCGACGGTGGAGCCATCACGACAAGTAATGAAGAGTTATACAAAACGCTAATTGCACTTAGAAATTATGGTTCCCATATAAAGTATCAGAATATTTATAAAGGGATGAATAGTCGGCTAGATGAAATGAACGCAGCTTTCTTATCTGTCAAATTGCAACATTTAGATGTAATAATCCAGAAAAGACGTATAATAGCTCAAAGATATTTGCACGAAATAAGGAATCAAAAAATTGCACTTCCCCATGTTCAAAATACCGAAGCACATGTCTGGCACCTTTTTGTTATCAGAACAGATGAAAGGGAGAAATTGCAAAAACATTTAGCTGATTGCGGTGTTCAAACTTTAATTCATTATCCGATTCCTCCTCACAGGCAAGATGCATACGTAGAATTGAGCGGGCTATCATTTCCAATTTCCGAGAAAATACACGCGGAAGTGCTTAGTTTACCTATTTCTGAAGTAATGACGCTAGATGAGGTAAGCTCCGTTATTCAGGCTGTTAACTCCTACAACTAGCTAAGTTTTGAAATTACTAAAGACGTCTTTTTTATCTGCAATTATAACATTTTTAAGGCTGGCTGCAGGTTTCGTTTCGGTCAAGGTTGTTGCAGTTATTACTGGCCCGGCTGGCGTTGCTTTAATTGGCGCTTTCAGTAATTTTTTGAGTGTAGTACTAACTTTTGCTAATGGAGCAATAAATAATGGTGTGGTAAAATATACCGCTGAGTATGACCAAAACGATCGAAAACTAAGAACGCTATTAAGCACTGCTCTCAAGATATCCATGGGATGTTCGATACTTGTTGGTTTTTTTCTGATCGTTAGCGCACCTCTCATATCCAAGTTAATTTTCACAAACACAATGTTCGTAAATGTCGTGCGCGTACTTGGAGTTACAATTATTTTTTACTCACTTAACTCACTATTAATTTCCATTCTAAATGGCAAGGGGCATATTAAAGACTTTACAATTGTAAATGCGGTAGGAAGTGTAATAGGGCTAGTATTTACA from Pedobacter endophyticus includes:
- a CDS encoding GumC domain-containing protein, yielding MTTESQQYNQKDEITLKELLLKIQEWWRYLLSRWLLIFTFGLIGGILGFVYAYFQKPVFIATTTFVLESNEGSGGGLGQYAGLASMVGIDLNGGSGGIFQGDNILELYKSRKMIQKTLLTPIKSNSNELLFNRYIQVNKLKEGWSKQPELMNLKFEAEDSLFISKSRLRDSILGKAVEDIIANYLTVTKPDKKLSIIKVDVKAKDEVFAKVFNDELVKNVNDFYLQTKIKKSLDNIEILEAKADSVRKVMNGAIYDVAAIGDATPNLNPTRQTQRVVPAQRAQFSAETNKSILSSLIQNLEVTKMSLLKETPLIQVIDQPIYPVKKEIFGKSKGAVIGCVLFGFVCILILAIRKALINLG
- a CDS encoding sugar 3,4-ketoisomerase, coding for MIKKIDEIKIVKLPKILDDRGNLSFLEEYKHVPFEIKRTYWIYDVPGGESRGGHSYRINEELIIALSGSFDVILTDGYEVKRVSLNRSYFGLYVPNGIWRHMENFSTNSLAFIAASTEFDEADYERDLDKFKNNGKYI
- a CDS encoding sugar 3,4-ketoisomerase: MVSIYNCNVIELKKIHNRAGNITPVSGLSDIPFAIKRVYYLYDVPGGEVRGGHAHYELQQLIVAASGSFDVLLDDGKNKKIMTLNRPNFGLLVTPGIWRDLLNFSSGAVLLVLASLPYDETDYIRDYQKFIDYKNES
- a CDS encoding acyltransferase, with the translated sequence MKAKIHILADVQSETIGNGTSIWQYCVILKGAKIGNNCNINCNVFIENDVLIGDDVTIKPGVQVWDGVTIGNKVMIGPNVTFTNDRIPISKNKEYKNEKTVINESVSIGANSTILCGIEIGTKTLIGAGSVLTKNTLPYTVWYGNPALHQGYITEDSCLLSLDLIDRKTGEEYCLEGFKPVKK
- a CDS encoding DegT/DnrJ/EryC1/StrS family aminotransferase produces the protein MIKFLDLQKVNAQYTQELKQVASKVIDSGWYLLGEQLQRFEKQYSQYVGSKYTIGVANGLDALILIIRGYKELGVFKEGDEILVPSNTYIASILAISANGLVPILVEPELESYNIDPDLIEAHVNERTVAILPVHLYGQLCDMERINSIASKYSLKVIEDCAQAHGGIYKNGLKAGNLADAGGHSFYPGKNLGALADGGAITTSNEELYKTLIALRNYGSHIKYQNIYKGMNSRLDEMNAAFLSVKLQHLDVIIQKRRIIAQRYLHEIRNQKIALPHVQNTEAHVWHLFVIRTDEREKLQKHLADCGVQTLIHYPIPPHRQDAYVELSGLSFPISEKIHAEVLSLPISEVMTLDEVSSVIQAVNSYN